A window of Oscillospiraceae bacterium genomic DNA:
AGTATTCTATCGACTTCTCTCCTTTACCGAACTTATATAAACAATCGAAGATAATTGACATTTCAATATGGCCGACACAGTAATTCTTCAACACTGGTTCAATCAGGTTTTCAGTCAGATGCAAATCATCAGCAAAATATGAAAAAATGAATTTTTCCCACTCCATATTTTCATAATTCATAGTAAGCAATTTTTTATATGTTGAAAGAAATTCCTTCTTGTTGCTATAAAGCAACGAAAACAGATATGATATGAATGTATCATAATAATCATCGCTGCTACATAGGCTTAATGCTTTATTAAACCAAATTGCAGCGTCGTGGTAAGAACCGGTCATATAAATGGATGTCCCGCAGTTATACACGGTGTTATAATCTTCCTTAAGTTCGCAAGCTTGTTTGAATCTCTCGTATGCATCTCCATATTGTTTTGTTTCAAAGTTTGCAAATCCATATGCAAGCAAAGTAAGATTTGACTTTTGATAATTCTCTGCTTTTTTGAGATAGCTTATCCCTAACTTCGTTGCGCCATGACCGCTATTGTCAGATTTTAATAAGCCTTCGAAAATATGAAATACGCCTAAATTATTTATAGTCATGAAACATGGGGATCTTTTTGCATTTTCTCTAAACAGGGTTTGGGCTTGATAGACTTCGTGTTCGTCAATTGCATCCAAAGCAGCATAATTTCTTGATATAACGTCATTTAGCATAGTTATAACTCTCTTTTAAGCGTAGTTTTCTCATCATATGCCATAAATCTTGTAGAATAATATTTTGTATATTTTCTTTTGTAGATTTCTTATGAATATTCATTCGAAAGCAAATCTACACAATGAGGCGCAGTTGAACGTTTTCCTATACATCGCAGCATTAAAACTTATAATAACCTCCCGATTATTATTATGTAGGGCCTGGTTCATATTTATATTCAAATATTTCTGTTCCGTCTTTATTTCTAAGTTGCTTTACATCAAAATAAAGCGGTTCTTCATTCCATATTTGATGAAAGCGTATTATTGAATCATTATTATTTATCTGTAAGTAAACAATAAACTTTTTATCGGGGAAAGTCTGTGTTAAAGTTTGAAGCAAATTTTTAGCAATTGAAACACATATTTTTTTGACCGCCACTTTGTTTTCTTTGCTTACTCTATCGAACAAATGAAAATGGTTTTCTACAGCTTCACATTGTGTTTTATCTGAAATTTCAATTAAAATATTTTCTTGTTGTCTGCCTTCATCAAGAAATATAAATTCATTACCGGCTCTATCTTTCTTTATATAAAATACAGGATAAATTATTGGTAGTAGTCCCACTAATTGTTCATATTTTTTCATTTTAATCTCTCTAAATAACTCTTATTTTTCGCCTTACTGTCGGTTGAAGCTTTCAATTAAATCTTACTAAACAACTTATGCAACCCTCCATAAATAATAACATACACCTGCAACTCATGATTCCCATTAATTTCAATTATATCAATTTCGTAAAATAATTCAACCCCTAATTCACTTTTTATATAAAATTTGTCGCATATTTGTAAATTACATATTTAGCAAAAAACGTTCAGCACGTAAATCTCGGGTATAGCAATTTTCATAAATATAAAAACGGAGCGGTAAATACCGCCCCTGCATTAGCTTTATTATATTAATGATTTTGATGCTTACCTGCTCTTTTTCCCGGCGGGATACCTGAAAATATCGCCGCGGTAATTTTCCATTACCGTTTCATTATCCGAAAATTCTTTTACGTAATTGTAATTTATCGGCACTTTTCCTCCACCGCCGGGGGCGTCAATAACAAATTTCGGAACGGCATAACCCGATATATTGCCTGTCAGGGCGTGAATTATGTCAATTCCGCACTGTACGCTTGTACGGAAATGAGAAATTCCGCAGCTCAGGTCGCATTGGTACAGATAATACGGGCGTACGCGCATTTTCACAAGACCTAGTAGCAGAGTTTTCATCGTTTCGGCATTGTCGTTGATTCCGCGTAGCAAGACGCTCTGATTTCCGAGCGGGATGCCGGCGTCGACAATCGCTTCGCATGCCCGGCGGGAATCCGCGGTGATTTCATTAGGATGATTGAAATGCGTGTTGATCCAGATGGGCTGATATTTTTTGAGCATTGCGAGCAGCTCCGGCGTAATCCTCATCGGCATTACGACGGGAACGCGCGTACCGATGCGGACAATCTCTACATGATCGACGGAACGGACGGCGGAAATAATATGCTCAAGCTTTTCATCGCTCATAACAAGTGGGTCTCCGCCTGAAATCAAAACGTCGCGTATTTCCTTATGCTCTCTGATGTATTCAACGGCGCGGTTAAGCTCTTTTTCGGTGATTATGCGGTCTTCCTCACCGACCGTGCGGCGGCGGGTGCAGTGACGGCAGTACATCGAACATTTAAGCGTGACGAGGAACAGCACTCTGTCCGGATATCTGTGCACGATATGCGGTACGGGGCTGTCGCCGTCCTCATTCAATGGATCGGCAAGATCGGTATCGCACGGGTATGTTTCTTCAATTGAAGGCACAGCCTGTTTTCTGACCGGATCATTCGGGTCATTTTTATCCATCAGAGAAGCATAATACGGCGTTATCGCCATGCGGAAGCTTTTAAGACATTTCGATATATCATTCTTTTCATCTTCTGAAAGAACAAAATATTTAGTCAATCCCTCTACGGTCGTGATTCTGTGTGAGAACTGCCATTTCCAGTCGTACCAACCGGGGAATTTTTCGGCGTAGTCAATGAGCTTTTTGTCCATTATCTGCGCGCCTCCCCTACAAAGCCATATCTCTTTGCGGCCGCAAGAAAGATTTCGTAAATAAGCGTGTCATAATCCATGCCGCAGAATTCACAGAGCATGGGAAAATCGCTGTATCCCGGAGCGAGACCGGGAAGCGGATTGATCTCGATGAAGAATATCTCTCCGTCTTCAGAAAGCCGGAAATCCATTCTCGACATATCGCGGCATCCGAGAGAGGCATATACCTTGGCCGCGATCTTCATCATCTTATCCTCTGTCTTCTTGTCAAGAGAGGATGGACATTCGTACTCTACATATTCCTTGTAGTTTTGCTTTACTTTATAACTGTATACGTTGAAATCACCTGTGCGCGATCTGTCAAACACGATTTCCATCGGTCTGAACACGCGAGTATTTTTGCCGTTACCGAGCACGCCGACGGTAAATTCCCGTCCGGAGATGAATTCCTCGGCAAGCATTTCACCGCCGTAAAGCGCGATATTTTTTTCACACAAGGCTTTCAGTTCGGCGTCGGACCCGACGATGCTGACATCGGATATTCCTTTTCCGCTGCCCTCAGCGTTGGGTTTTACGATTACGGGATATTTAAGCTTAACACGGGGCATCTTTCCATAGACGACCGCGTATTTCGGCGTCTTTATGCCGTAGGTGCTCAGAACGCGTTTCGTAAGTGCCTTATCAAGCGCGACGCAAAGCGTGGTCTCGTCGGAACCGGTAAAGGGTATTGAATACATATTCAGAAGCGCGGGGATCTGCGCTTCACGGCCTCTGCCGCATTTTCCTTCCGCGATGTTGAAAGCGAACCCGATATTTTGTTTTTTCAACGTTTCAGGAAGGCTTGTGTCCGCCTCGCATACAACGGCTTCTATTCCGTGTCCGATCAAAGCGGAACGGATAGCGTAAACCGTTTCGGGGTTGTCATATTCGGCTTCCTCGTCGGCGGTCGATACCACGCCTCCCTTTTTAAGATTACAAATTATACCTACCTTTTTCCCGTCAGGGAGGAGAGGAACTTCGGAAGTATTTTCTTCCATTTCAAATGTCCGTTTCTCGGGGGAATATTTAAATAATTTTTGCCGCGGCAGACGATCCCCCGTCCGCAAAGCCGCTGTATATATACGGTTTCAATCGTACTTTCACGAGCAAGTTATACATCAAATATTGCTTTCAGTCAATCCCTGTTTTCACTTTTTTTATAAATTTACTATAAATTTTTTTTACCGTACATTATATGATGCTTTGTTCCGTATGTCCATACACGAAACAAAGCAAAACATCATGAAATAGAAGCAATCTTTTCTGTATATTTTGCAGGGATGCGGCATGAAAAGCTATACTCCTTTACAGTTATATTTACAAGTTATATCAAATAAATGTTGACACACGCATGCGCAGATGATACAATTAATTTTGTCATTTTATCGAACAATACATACAATCTATACGGAAAGGTAAACGAAATGCGAAAATATATACAAACAGTGTTAAAAGCGGCAATATCCGCGACCCTCGCGGCCGTTATGCTGCTGCCGCTGCTGCCGGCCGGTATTATTGCGGCTTCAGCGGAGTCAGCGGAGCCGCTTAAAAAAAGAGCCACTTATTTTACAACTGAAAAGGTGGCTAATGCGCGTAAAAACGCAGCCGAAATTTCATGGGCTTCATCCATTCTGAGCTCCGCGAAGGCAGAAGCCGATAAATATATTGGCTTTACATATTCAGAAATATGGGATTATGTACCGAGCCAGGAGATTCATCGTTCTTACGCGGTAAATCAACCGAAGGGCTGTCTCAACTGCGGACTCGATATCGATAAATACGGAAACTATCCGTATACATACGATGTCATAAACGATCCCTGGAAGGTCACCTGTCCGAGCTGCGG
This region includes:
- a CDS encoding ATP-grasp domain-containing protein is translated as MEENTSEVPLLPDGKKVGIICNLKKGGVVSTADEEAEYDNPETVYAIRSALIGHGIEAVVCEADTSLPETLKKQNIGFAFNIAEGKCGRGREAQIPALLNMYSIPFTGSDETTLCVALDKALTKRVLSTYGIKTPKYAVVYGKMPRVKLKYPVIVKPNAEGSGKGISDVSIVGSDAELKALCEKNIALYGGEMLAEEFISGREFTVGVLGNGKNTRVFRPMEIVFDRSRTGDFNVYSYKVKQNYKEYVEYECPSSLDKKTEDKMMKIAAKVYASLGCRDMSRMDFRLSEDGEIFFIEINPLPGLAPGYSDFPMLCEFCGMDYDTLIYEIFLAAAKRYGFVGEARR
- the ablA gene encoding lysine 2,3-aminomutase; amino-acid sequence: MDKKLIDYAEKFPGWYDWKWQFSHRITTVEGLTKYFVLSEDEKNDISKCLKSFRMAITPYYASLMDKNDPNDPVRKQAVPSIEETYPCDTDLADPLNEDGDSPVPHIVHRYPDRVLFLVTLKCSMYCRHCTRRRTVGEEDRIITEKELNRAVEYIREHKEIRDVLISGGDPLVMSDEKLEHIISAVRSVDHVEIVRIGTRVPVVMPMRITPELLAMLKKYQPIWINTHFNHPNEITADSRRACEAIVDAGIPLGNQSVLLRGINDNAETMKTLLLGLVKMRVRPYYLYQCDLSCGISHFRTSVQCGIDIIHALTGNISGYAVPKFVIDAPGGGGKVPINYNYVKEFSDNETVMENYRGDIFRYPAGKKSR